One part of the Terriglobia bacterium genome encodes these proteins:
- a CDS encoding glucose 1-dehydrogenase — protein sequence MSMVRANKRKSQPAAHKDLAGKVALVTGASSGIGKAIAIEMGRRGASVAVNYVGKAAAADYVVHMIEMEYGKAVAIEADVSSPKEVARMFAQAGSKLGAINVLVNNAGIEHEDPFLQKSEEQWDRVIAVNLKGPFLCTQAAARAMARNGGGTVINISSVHEDLPFPGYAAYCAAKGGLRMLCRDLALELAKYHINIVNVAPGAIATPINKRTLADPEKKLALNREIPLGRVGTPQEVAKLVCYLASDDGSYITGTTVFIDGGLMHQTASL from the coding sequence ATGAGTATGGTTCGTGCCAATAAGCGGAAATCTCAGCCGGCGGCCCACAAGGATCTGGCAGGAAAGGTCGCGCTGGTCACCGGCGCCTCCAGCGGAATCGGAAAGGCCATCGCGATTGAAATGGGGCGGCGCGGAGCGAGCGTTGCCGTCAATTACGTCGGCAAAGCCGCCGCCGCCGATTATGTGGTGCACATGATCGAAATGGAATATGGGAAGGCCGTAGCGATCGAGGCTGACGTATCCAGCCCGAAGGAGGTGGCACGGATGTTCGCGCAAGCCGGTTCGAAACTAGGCGCCATCAATGTCCTGGTGAACAATGCCGGCATCGAGCATGAAGACCCGTTCCTCCAGAAATCCGAGGAGCAGTGGGACCGTGTGATCGCCGTCAATTTGAAAGGACCCTTTCTATGCACTCAGGCGGCGGCGCGAGCGATGGCCCGGAATGGAGGCGGAACGGTCATCAATATTTCTTCGGTCCATGAAGATCTGCCCTTCCCCGGCTATGCCGCATACTGCGCGGCCAAAGGCGGCCTCCGCATGCTGTGCCGCGACCTGGCGCTGGAATTGGCCAAATATCACATCAATATTGTGAATGTGGCGCCGGGCGCAATCGCCACCCCGATCAACAAGAGGACATTGGCTGACCCGGAGAAAAAGCTGGCCTTGAACCGCGAAATTCCACTCGGACGTGTCGGAACTCCCCAGGAAGTTGCAAAACTTGTCTGCTATCTCGCTTCCGATGACGGCTCGTACATCACCGGCACCACCGTCTTCATCGATGGCGGCCTCATGCACCAGACGGCTTCACTTTGA